A section of the Streptomyces sp. NBC_01216 genome encodes:
- the hemC gene encoding hydroxymethylbilane synthase produces the protein MPILVGSRGSELARTQVRQYLELLAPLCPGVEFKRRVITEAGDRDRVSLLADVAGRSAGGAFSSRLEAALAAGEIDVAVHSLKDLPTSMPDGLVLLAPPGREAVEDALCGSTLAELPHGARVGTGAPRRAALLRAVRPDLELVPIRGNVPGRLAALKGRNRVHAVVLAVAGLRRLGLEEHITEVLPLDRFPASPGQGALGIQIRSDQQELRTLLERAADHTVHAAVRAERSMLAELHGGCSVPVGAYVTHEPEDRLRLTGQVVSLDGTVRLTAASTGRADEPEKLGAAVALGLLDQGARTILAEIRPAAVGAR, from the coding sequence GTGCCCATCCTTGTCGGTTCGCGGGGCAGCGAACTCGCCCGTACCCAGGTCCGCCAGTACCTGGAGCTACTCGCCCCGCTCTGCCCCGGCGTCGAGTTCAAGCGCCGGGTGATCACGGAGGCAGGCGACCGCGACCGCGTCTCACTGCTTGCCGACGTCGCCGGGCGCAGTGCGGGAGGCGCGTTCTCCAGCCGCCTGGAGGCGGCCCTGGCCGCCGGCGAGATCGACGTCGCGGTCCACTCCCTGAAAGACCTGCCGACCAGCATGCCGGACGGCCTGGTGCTGCTGGCCCCGCCAGGGCGGGAGGCGGTGGAAGACGCCCTGTGCGGCTCGACGCTGGCCGAGTTGCCGCACGGGGCCCGGGTCGGCACCGGAGCCCCCCGCCGGGCCGCGCTGCTGCGGGCGGTGCGGCCGGACCTGGAGCTGGTGCCGATCCGGGGCAACGTCCCCGGGCGGCTGGCGGCGCTGAAGGGAAGGAACCGGGTGCACGCCGTGGTCCTCGCGGTCGCGGGCCTGCGACGGCTGGGCCTGGAGGAGCACATCACCGAGGTGCTGCCACTGGACCGGTTCCCCGCCTCGCCCGGCCAGGGCGCCCTGGGCATCCAGATCCGCAGCGACCAGCAGGAGTTGCGGACGCTGCTGGAACGGGCGGCCGACCATACGGTCCACGCGGCGGTCCGGGCCGAGCGGAGCATGCTCGCCGAACTCCACGGCGGGTGCAGCGTCCCAGTGGGCGCCTACGTGACCCACGAGCCGGAAGACCGGCTGCGCCTCACCGGGCAGGTCGTGTCCCTGGACGGAACCGTTCGGCTCACCGCCGCCTCCACCGGCCGTGCCGACGAGCCGGAGAAGCTCGGCGCGGCGGTCGCACTGGGCCTCCTCGACCAGGGGGCACGGACCATCCTCGCGGAGATCCGCCCTGCGGCCGTCGGCGCACGGTAG
- a CDS encoding WhiB family transcriptional regulator, producing the protein MGETDIDWGRAACRGVDPDELFVEGAAQNRAKSVCVGCTIRTECLADALDRRVEFGIWGGMTERERRALLKRRPTVVSWRRLLEAARAEHAQHGGGERLAG; encoded by the coding sequence GTGGGGGAGACGGACATCGACTGGGGGCGGGCTGCCTGCCGGGGTGTGGATCCGGATGAGCTGTTCGTCGAGGGTGCCGCACAGAACAGAGCCAAGAGCGTGTGCGTCGGATGCACCATCCGCACCGAGTGCCTGGCGGACGCACTCGACCGGCGGGTCGAGTTCGGCATCTGGGGCGGGATGACCGAGAGGGAGCGGCGCGCCCTGCTCAAGCGCCGGCCGACGGTGGTGTCGTGGCGGCGGCTGCTGGAGGCAGCCCGGGCCGAACACGCGCAGCACGGCGGCGGAGAGCGGCTGGCCGGCTGA
- a CDS encoding carbon-nitrogen hydrolase family protein, translating into MARTLRLAVAQSTVPEDPTDRGALRAAGQEIRALMAEAAGAGARLVQFPEGALTYPSKHVMAAGPDGKLVPADWSRAAWDVLRDEAESIAALAGDLRLWTAFGSLHPLTPPTPPHNSLFVVSDRGELVARYDKRFLSHTEVSYLYTPGREPVVFEVDGIRIGCALCVEANFPPLFAEYERLDADLVLLSVMVDDAPRARVAQAYGTLYSYWLGYAVPAQFSATVPSGIVAPGGRWLAQCPADGQPALAVADIDLDSTDPDIDVALRYARPWRRLAQDGLYEDRLVTGDPRSDIRTAF; encoded by the coding sequence ATGGCGAGGACATTGCGGCTGGCCGTCGCGCAGAGCACCGTGCCGGAGGACCCCACAGACCGCGGCGCGCTGCGGGCGGCGGGGCAGGAGATCCGGGCCCTGATGGCCGAGGCCGCCGGGGCGGGGGCGCGACTGGTGCAGTTCCCCGAGGGAGCACTCACCTATCCGAGCAAGCACGTGATGGCGGCCGGCCCGGACGGGAAGCTGGTCCCGGCCGACTGGAGCCGTGCCGCCTGGGACGTCCTGCGCGACGAGGCCGAGTCGATCGCCGCGCTGGCGGGGGACCTGCGGCTGTGGACGGCGTTCGGGTCGCTCCACCCGCTCACACCGCCGACCCCGCCCCACAACAGTCTCTTCGTCGTCTCCGACCGCGGCGAGCTGGTCGCGCGGTACGACAAGCGGTTCCTGTCGCACACCGAGGTCTCCTACCTGTACACCCCGGGGCGCGAGCCTGTGGTCTTCGAGGTGGACGGCATCCGGATCGGCTGCGCGCTGTGCGTCGAGGCGAACTTCCCGCCGCTCTTCGCCGAGTACGAGCGCCTGGACGCCGACCTCGTCCTGCTCTCCGTGATGGTCGACGATGCTCCGAGGGCGCGCGTCGCCCAGGCTTACGGGACGCTGTACAGCTATTGGTTGGGCTACGCCGTGCCGGCGCAGTTCAGCGCCACGGTGCCGTCCGGGATCGTTGCACCCGGCGGCCGGTGGCTGGCGCAGTGCCCCGCCGACGGGCAACCCGCCCTGGCGGTCGCGGACATCGACCTCGACTCGACCGACCCGGACATCGACGTAGCTCTTCGGTACGCCCGGCCCTGGCGCCGCCTGGCGCAGGACGGGCTCTACGAGGACCGGCTGGTGACCGGGGACCCGCGCAGCGACATCCGCACGGCCTTCTGA
- a CDS encoding DUF6087 family protein, whose protein sequence is MPDDEEPLSAWYARREARRRPISERRVVSLHAGPSRGSHVDPQAPRIVEEWDGHSWQPVSVADDYSAACRAVSALDAAVAVPVPGFNPLGPGTGRHRKIPT, encoded by the coding sequence ATGCCAGACGACGAGGAGCCCTTGAGCGCCTGGTACGCGCGCCGGGAGGCGAGGCGCCGTCCGATCAGCGAGCGCCGCGTCGTCAGTCTGCATGCGGGTCCGAGCCGGGGCTCGCACGTCGATCCGCAGGCTCCGCGGATCGTCGAGGAGTGGGACGGGCACAGCTGGCAGCCCGTCTCCGTGGCCGACGACTACTCCGCCGCTTGCCGCGCCGTCTCCGCGCTCGACGCGGCCGTGGCGGTGCCGGTGCCGGGGTTCAACCCGCTGGGGCCGGGGACCGGACGGCACCGGAAGATCCCCACCTGA
- a CDS encoding GNAT family N-acetyltransferase → MESVESALARLWPAVVRADRVVLRPVTAQDAPVVRALLTDARVRAFLGGPASEERVATRQREYPTTPGVWAVAPAAGGEAIGLVSITADSRCADRAEISYQLLPSAWGQGLGRDVVGAAVEWWTAAVPDGGPLIAVTQERNTASRRLLESLGMTVLDTLLEFGEPQCLYTPGDEDTALRWARVLDARREDVERRRGAEARATAVGRTLPDDLSVLTPEQTARLCPARHGAHGRICAHEKDHTPDLHLGRAADGAWIAWLDRAEPAPPAGPAVSVGRGATRS, encoded by the coding sequence ATGGAGTCCGTTGAATCCGCCCTCGCCCGCCTCTGGCCGGCCGTCGTTCGTGCCGACCGCGTCGTCCTGCGCCCGGTCACGGCCCAGGACGCGCCGGTCGTGCGGGCCTTGCTGACCGACGCCCGGGTCCGCGCCTTCCTGGGCGGCCCGGCCAGCGAGGAGCGGGTGGCGACCCGGCAACGCGAGTACCCGACCACACCCGGCGTCTGGGCGGTCGCTCCCGCCGCCGGGGGCGAGGCGATCGGCCTGGTCAGCATCACCGCGGACAGCCGGTGCGCGGACAGGGCCGAGATCTCCTACCAGCTGCTGCCATCGGCCTGGGGCCAGGGCCTCGGGCGCGATGTCGTGGGCGCCGCCGTCGAGTGGTGGACTGCGGCGGTGCCCGACGGAGGCCCGCTCATCGCGGTCACCCAGGAGCGCAACACCGCCTCGCGCCGCCTGCTGGAGTCGCTGGGCATGACCGTGCTCGACACGCTCCTCGAGTTCGGCGAGCCGCAGTGCCTCTACACCCCGGGCGACGAGGACACCGCGCTGCGCTGGGCGCGGGTGCTGGACGCACGCCGCGAGGACGTCGAACGCCGGCGGGGAGCCGAAGCGCGGGCGACCGCCGTCGGCCGCACGCTGCCGGACGACCTGTCCGTCCTCACCCCCGAGCAGACGGCCCGGCTCTGCCCCGCCCGGCACGGCGCCCACGGACGCATCTGCGCGCACGAGAAGGACCACACCCCCGACCTCCATCTCGGCAGAGCCGCGGACGGGGCCTGGATCGCCTGGCTGGACCGGGCCGAGCCGGCGCCCCCGGCCGGGCCCGCGGTGTCGGTCGGGCGTGGTGCCACTCGTTCATGA
- a CDS encoding serine/threonine-protein kinase, which yields MRGTTVAGRYRVVDLLGAGGMGEVWRAVDERLGRPVALKVLLHPEDEELLRRLEGEARAAAALCDPHVVAVHDVGEALVAGRRVVYLVMELVDGQPLSRLLAEGLPAVGDVVAWGQQICRGLQAAHTAGLVHRDIKPANILITADGRVKVCDFGIARRTDAVGHPLTGTRAVIGTPSYMSPEQARADAVIDARSDLYSLGCLLYELLTGAPPFPGGGWQVLAQHLHQAPAPVRSHRPEVPAELEHLVAELLQKDPQRRPADAAEVARRLQATVVRASTAPITVPVETVVLPVDRLPTVRAAQARQPVVRKVSTGSADRAAAGPRRSAPWRAGALTGVLVGGQLAMFTALPGPVSAVLGLVAGGCVAAGSRLEERHDAVHGQQSGQGSVVGVFAAMLIATVTMVVLLGWSTLTWWVAVLVATVTGPVLVAGAAGVRALVEQLLRRGGPEAELASTAGLLSGAVGYALTASAIHGPVAGALAAGAGAWVVSSLAVGALMPSPRPRPRHL from the coding sequence ATGCGCGGCACCACGGTGGCGGGCCGGTACCGGGTGGTCGACCTCCTCGGCGCTGGCGGGATGGGCGAGGTCTGGCGGGCCGTGGACGAGCGGCTCGGCCGCCCGGTGGCGCTCAAGGTCCTCCTGCACCCCGAGGACGAGGAATTGCTCCGGCGCCTGGAGGGCGAGGCCCGGGCCGCGGCCGCCCTGTGCGATCCGCACGTCGTGGCCGTCCACGACGTCGGCGAGGCCCTGGTGGCCGGGCGCCGGGTCGTCTACCTGGTGATGGAACTGGTCGACGGGCAGCCGCTCAGCCGGCTCCTGGCCGAAGGCCTTCCGGCGGTCGGCGACGTCGTGGCCTGGGGGCAGCAGATCTGCCGAGGCCTGCAGGCCGCCCACACCGCCGGCCTGGTGCACCGCGACATCAAGCCCGCGAACATCCTGATCACCGCCGACGGGCGGGTGAAGGTCTGCGACTTCGGGATCGCGCGCCGGACCGACGCGGTCGGCCATCCTCTCACCGGGACCAGAGCGGTGATCGGCACCCCGTCGTACATGTCCCCGGAGCAGGCCCGCGCCGATGCGGTGATCGACGCCCGCAGCGACCTGTACTCGCTGGGGTGCCTTCTGTACGAGCTGCTGACCGGCGCGCCGCCGTTCCCCGGCGGCGGGTGGCAGGTACTGGCCCAGCACCTGCACCAGGCCCCGGCCCCGGTTCGCTCCCACCGGCCCGAGGTGCCCGCCGAGCTCGAGCACCTGGTGGCGGAGCTGCTGCAGAAAGACCCGCAGCGGCGGCCCGCGGACGCGGCGGAGGTCGCCCGGCGCCTTCAGGCAACCGTCGTGCGCGCCTCCACCGCCCCGATCACCGTGCCGGTCGAGACCGTCGTGTTGCCCGTGGACCGGCTGCCCACGGTACGCGCGGCCCAAGCCCGGCAGCCCGTCGTCAGGAAGGTCTCCACGGGCTCCGCCGACCGCGCGGCCGCCGGGCCCAGGAGGTCGGCGCCGTGGCGGGCCGGAGCGCTGACCGGTGTCCTGGTCGGCGGCCAGCTGGCCATGTTCACGGCTCTCCCCGGCCCGGTGAGCGCTGTGCTGGGGCTGGTGGCCGGCGGCTGCGTCGCGGCCGGCTCGCGCCTGGAGGAGCGGCACGACGCCGTACACGGCCAGCAGAGCGGGCAGGGCAGCGTCGTCGGGGTGTTCGCCGCGATGCTGATCGCCACCGTCACGATGGTGGTGCTGCTGGGGTGGAGCACGCTGACCTGGTGGGTGGCGGTACTGGTCGCAACGGTGACCGGGCCGGTGCTCGTGGCGGGCGCGGCCGGCGTCCGGGCCCTGGTCGAGCAGCTGCTGCGCCGAGGCGGACCGGAGGCCGAACTCGCCTCCACCGCCGGGCTGCTCAGCGGCGCCGTCGGCTACGCGCTGACCGCCTCCGCGATCCACGGGCCGGTCGCGGGCGCCCTCGCGGCCGGGGCCGGTGCCTGGGTGGTGAGCAGTCTGGCCGTCGGAGCTCTGATGCCCTCACCTCGCCCGCGCCCGCGGCACCTGTGA
- a CDS encoding SGNH/GDSL hydrolase family protein: MHEQRPDQVMPTGAGQRPRTLSVGFFGTSIMEHLEAFNAQMANQAALPAVGSRVTVEGWRRRGWVHRLALSLRAAWPHVGFDIRNHALGGATSRDIAGIVERDLATGADYDLVFLGCGINDVWRRFQNRLPEAVDLDEYAQHLEAMLGGLGGSTRTTIVMSEAPFGPVESPGTVAAMNAELARYNEAARAAAATNGALFLDVWAPFTAAARHLTPADGDDPAGLWSDGVHLTELGDTLLLQQAERLLAEHRIIDRLLISRPDRGTA, encoded by the coding sequence ATGCATGAGCAGCGACCAGACCAGGTCATGCCGACCGGTGCCGGCCAGCGCCCCCGAACCCTGTCCGTGGGCTTCTTCGGCACTTCGATCATGGAGCATCTGGAGGCGTTCAACGCGCAGATGGCCAACCAGGCCGCTCTGCCCGCAGTCGGTTCCAGGGTCACCGTCGAGGGGTGGCGCCGGCGCGGCTGGGTCCACCGCCTTGCCCTGTCCCTGCGCGCCGCCTGGCCCCACGTCGGCTTCGACATCCGCAACCACGCGCTGGGGGGCGCCACGAGCCGCGACATCGCCGGCATCGTCGAACGCGACCTGGCCACCGGCGCCGACTACGACCTCGTCTTCCTCGGCTGTGGCATCAACGACGTGTGGCGGCGCTTCCAGAACCGGCTGCCGGAGGCGGTCGACCTCGACGAGTACGCCCAGCACCTCGAAGCGATGCTCGGCGGCCTCGGCGGCTCCACCCGGACAACCATCGTCATGTCCGAGGCGCCGTTCGGCCCTGTCGAGAGCCCCGGCACCGTGGCCGCGATGAACGCCGAACTCGCCCGCTACAACGAGGCCGCCCGCGCGGCCGCAGCCACGAACGGCGCGCTGTTCCTGGACGTGTGGGCCCCCTTCACCGCCGCCGCCCGGCACCTCACACCCGCCGACGGCGACGACCCGGCCGGCCTGTGGAGCGACGGGGTACACCTGACCGAGCTGGGCGACACCCTGCTGCTCCAGCAGGCCGAACGGCTCCTCGCCGAGCACCGGATCATCGACAGGCTCCTCATCTCCCGCCCGGACCGAGGCACCGCGTAG
- a CDS encoding aminoglycoside phosphotransferase: MPTATRAAIEARVGEDFPRVEVENGTSAALACWAWPTTGSEMVFLKGLPVRHERIGQLRAEVAVAPFLPQSAPKLLWCEEAGGWLVLCFQGLDASAWTYFGDDSEHLDAVAAVLCELSLRAAPEVVRRTAWDKWGEYCDPSDEALLTGDRLAHSDPAAVNFMTERDGRVWLVDWAWAMRAPAWLDTALWGFRLVLDGRQTAEQAARWCAKVPAFTAASREAVAVLAEAEARWWEAWQQYGTEDLERTVTAARTWARYWASP; the protein is encoded by the coding sequence TTGCCCACTGCGACCCGTGCCGCGATCGAGGCACGGGTCGGCGAGGACTTCCCGCGGGTCGAGGTGGAGAACGGGACCAGTGCGGCGCTCGCCTGCTGGGCCTGGCCGACGACGGGCTCCGAGATGGTGTTCCTGAAGGGGCTGCCGGTACGGCACGAGCGGATCGGTCAGCTGCGGGCCGAGGTCGCGGTGGCCCCCTTCCTTCCGCAGAGCGCGCCGAAGTTGCTGTGGTGCGAGGAGGCCGGCGGCTGGCTCGTGCTGTGCTTCCAAGGGCTCGACGCGTCGGCCTGGACGTACTTCGGTGACGACAGCGAGCACCTGGACGCCGTTGCCGCAGTTCTGTGCGAGCTGAGCCTGCGGGCCGCACCCGAGGTCGTGCGACGTACGGCTTGGGACAAGTGGGGGGAGTACTGCGACCCGTCCGACGAAGCCCTCCTGACCGGCGACCGTCTCGCGCACTCCGATCCTGCGGCCGTGAACTTCATGACCGAGCGCGATGGCCGGGTGTGGCTCGTCGACTGGGCATGGGCGATGCGCGCCCCCGCCTGGCTGGACACGGCACTGTGGGGCTTCCGGCTGGTCCTGGACGGCAGGCAGACCGCCGAGCAGGCCGCGCGCTGGTGCGCGAAGGTGCCCGCCTTCACGGCGGCCTCACGGGAGGCCGTAGCCGTCCTGGCCGAAGCGGAGGCCCGGTGGTGGGAGGCGTGGCAGCAGTACGGGACAGAGGACCTGGAGCGTACGGTCACCGCGGCGCGGACCTGGGCCCGGTACTGGGCGTCCCCGTAG
- a CDS encoding tyrosinase family protein — translation MKKLITVAAFAVVSLMGTVAPAQAADGPPGGPFREQGSISPNDPLFFLHHAFTGLLWSE, via the coding sequence ATGAAGAAGCTGATCACAGTCGCGGCGTTCGCCGTCGTCTCTCTCATGGGCACCGTCGCTCCCGCTCAGGCAGCGGATGGCCCTCCAGGAGGACCCTTCCGGGAGCAGGGTTCCATCAGTCCGAACGACCCGCTGTTTTTCCTTCACCACGCCTTCACCGGCCTCCTCTGGAGCGAGTAG